A stretch of Mobula birostris isolate sMobBir1 chromosome 2, sMobBir1.hap1, whole genome shotgun sequence DNA encodes these proteins:
- the LOC140209898 gene encoding voltage-gated potassium channel regulatory subunit KCNF1-like produces MGTEPKSPDSSESEASEDQELVVNIGGVRHLLYGYVVNRYPESRLAELLRCSGYEAISSLCDDYDPSKREFYFDRDPDSFKCVMEVYYFGEIHIKKGICPICFKNELDFWKIDVDFLDECCKCLLGEKNDELEEIAKQVQIILADRGVSADTCWGKTQKFLWKLMEKPDSSCPARVIAVLSFLFILISSVVMCLSTIPELQVLDEEGSLVEHPALDSIETACIGWFTAEYILRLLAAPNKLKFALAFMNIIDVLAILPFYVSLILTTVGATLMELTNVQQAIQALRIMRIARIFKLARHSSGLQTLTYALKRSFKELGLLLMYLAIGIFVFSALGFTMEQSHPETLFKSIPQSFWWAIITMTTVGYGDIYPKTTLGKLNAAISFLCGIIAIALPIHPIINNFVRYYNKQKVLETAAKHELELMELNAKARDSEDPRHQHVDIVITKTSNLSLSKSILNTYTDTFIPLLSEEKLHRNRLQSCK; encoded by the coding sequence ATGGGGACGGAGCCCAAGAGCCCAGATTCGAGTGAATCAGAAGCTTCGGAGGATCAGGAGCTGGTGGTGAACATCGGCGGAGTCCGTCACCTACTGTACGGGTATGTTGTGAACCGTTACCCGGAGAGCCGGTTGGCAGAACTCCTTCGCTGCAGTGGGTACGaggccatctcctccctctgcgACGACTACGACCCAAGTAAGAGAGAGTTCTACTTCGACCGAGATCCAGATTCCTTTAAGTGTGTGATGGAAGTGTACTATTTCGGAGAAATACACATAAAGAAGGGCATTTGCCCTATTTGTTTCAAAAACGAGCTGGACTTCTGGAAGATCGACGTGGACTTTTTGGATGAGTGTTGCAAATGCTTGCTGGGCGAGAAGAACGACGAGCTGGAAGAAATCGCCAAGCAAGTGCAGATTATCCTGGCCGACAGGGGGGTATCGGCGGATACCTGTTGGGGCAAAACTCAGAAGTTCCTCTGGAAACTGATGGAAAAGCCCGACTCGTCCTGTCCGGCCAGGGTGATTGCCGTCTTGTCTTTCCTGTTTATTCTGATCTCTTCCGTGGTCATGTGCCTGAGCACCATTCCCGAGCTCCAAGTGCTGGACGAGGAGGGGAGCCTGGTGGAGCATCCGGCCCTTGATTCTATCGAGACGGCATGCATCGGCTGGTTCACAGCCGAGTATATCCTCCGGCTCCTCGCAGCGCCCAACAAGCTGAAATTTGCACTTGCTTTCATGAACATCATAGATGTGCTGGCCATTCTGCCTTTCTACGTCAGCCTGATCCTCACCACAGTCGGGGCAACCCTGATGGAGCTGACGAACGTGCAGCAAGCCATCCAAGCTCTCCGGATCATGCGGATAGCGCGGATTTTTAAACTGGCTCGACACTCCAGCGGTCTGCAGACCCTCACCTACGCGCTGAAGAGAAGCTTTAAGGAGCTGGGCCTATTGCTTATGTACTTGGCTATTGGTATTTTCGTGTTCTCGGCTTTAGGCTTCACCATGGAACAGAGCCACCCCGAAACGCTTTTCAAAAGCATACCGCAGTCCTTCTGGTGGGCTATCATCACAATGACTACCGTTGGGTACGGGGATATTTACCCAAAGACAACTCTGGGGAAGCTCAACGCGGCCATCAGCTTTCTCTGCGGCATCATAGCTATTGCCTTGCCTATTCATCCCATTATTAATAACTTTGTCAGGTATTATAACAAGCAGAAAGTGTTAGAAACAGCTGCAAAACACGAGCTTGAACTAATGGAATTGAATGCCAAGGCCAGAGATTCTGAGGATCCCAGGCATCAACATGTGGATATTGTGATTACCAAAACCAGTAACCTCTCGCTCAGTAAGAGTATTCTGAACACGTACACTGATACATTTATTCCACTCTTATCAGAGGAAAAACTGCATCGAAACAGACTTCAGAGCTGTAAATGA